The Rhizobium favelukesii DNA segment GAAGGGCATGGTTTTCGCCGCTGTCGCCAAAATTACAGCAAAGCGTGGGAAGTCGAGAACGCCAATCTGCGAAAACCCGACGAAAATCGGCGTAATCATCAGCGAGGCGGGTAACACCTGCAGCATCAGCACGAGGAAAAGACCGATATCGATCCAGATGTTGCGGTAGCGCGCCAGCACATAGGCAAGCCCGGTGCCCAGTATCGTCACCAGCGCGACGCTGCCGGTGGCGATCACCACCGAATTCCAGATGTAGTGGCCCATCTTCAGGCCCAACCAGACGTCACCATAGACATGCCATTGCGGATTGCTGGCGTGGAAAGTCGGCGGCGTCGCGAACATGTCCGACGTGGTCTTGAGGCTGCTCAGATACATCCAGTAGAGCGGAAAGAGGTAGATGATTGCCAGCACCACGGCAATCACGAAAAGCAGACGGTACTTCATGGTCTCGCTCATCCGCGCACCTCATGGCGGGTCGAACGTACATAGATGACCGAGGCGATCATCACGACGATGATCATCACCACTGAAATCGTTGCGCCCTTGGCGAAATCATACTCCTTGAAGGACCAAAGCCACGCCCAGTATTGCGCGACGTTGGAGGAATTGTTCGGGCCGCCTGATGTGATAACCGCAAAGAGATCGAATTGCTGCAATGTGAAGATCATGCCGAGCGAGACGACGGCACCGATCGTTGAACGCATCATCGGCAGCGTGATGGTCCAGAACCGCTGCCAGCCATTGGCGCCGTCGAGTTCGGCCGCCTCGTAGAGGTCGCCGGGAATGGAGGAGAGACCAACCGAAAGCAGGATCATATTGAAGGACACACCGAGCCAGATATTGGCGATAATCACCGCCCACAGCGAATAGGCCGGATCTGAGCGCCAGAAGATGTTGGCATCTGTGATCGACAGGCTCTTGAGCAGGTAGTTCAGCACGCCGAAATCACCCGACAGGATCAGATTCCAGATCGCGCCGACGACGAGGCCGGGCATCACCCACGAAACAAGAAACAGACCGCGCAGCCAGGACGATCCGGGAAAACCGATCCAGAAGAACAGCGCCAGCCCGAAGCCGATAAGAAACTGTCCGGCGATCGACGCTACGACGAAGACCACCGTGTTCTTCATCACCAGCCAGGCTTCCGGCCGCGCGAACACTTCCTGATAGTTCTTCAAGCCGACAAAGGGGCGGAATACCTGCGCGAGACTGAACATATCGACCTGTTGCAGGCTCATCAGCACGTTGTAGACAAGCGGCAGGAAAGACAGGAAAAACAGAAATGCAAAGGGAATCGCCGCAAGTGTGACGTCAAACCCCTTTCCGTCTCTTATTCCGCTGGCAACAGTGCGCATACTCCAAGGCTCCTGACCCATACATTCGACGCGATATGCTTCGAATGTCCATATTTTCTGAATGCCCCTCCGGGCACCTTCCTCTCAAGGAAGAGAGCAGATGCTTGCCGAACCGCGACGTCAAGATCCGTGCCGCGCAAGCAAGAGCAGAGAGTGCCGGGAGGGAGCGCCACCACAGTCTCCACCCTCTCCCTTGAGAGGAAGATGTCCGAAGAACAATAACACGACAATCCGTGTTCCTGGCGGTGCCGCCGGACGACAATCCGGCGGCACGTCAGGCCGATCTCAGCCTTCGCCGAGGATACCCTTGATGGTCTGGGCTGCCTGGTCGAGAGCAGCCTGCGGTGTGGCCTGCCCCGCCAGCGCGGACTGGATGGCGTCCTGGATCGCCTTGGATATCTTCGGCCACTGCGGATGCGGACCACGCGGCTTGGCGTATTTCAGCTGCTCGAGGAATACCTTGAGTGCAGCATCCTTCTTCTCATTGCCGGTCGGCGGAATGGCGATGTCCGAACGGGCCGGCAACTGGCCATAGTTTTTGAACATCTTGTCATCCTGTGAAGCGAAGTATTCGAGCGCCTTGAAGGCCTCGGCCGGATGCTTGGTACTGGCGAAGATCGCCCAGTTGAAGTCGCCCATCGCGGAAGACGGCTCGACGCCGTCCTTCGGCACCGGCATTAGCGTCACGCGCCAGTCGAACTTGGCTTCCTGCGACATGCGGTCGAGTTCCCACGGACCGGAAATCACCATCGCCGCATTGCCGGAATTGAAGGTACCCGTCGAGTCCCACTGTCCGCGGGTCAGGGTGTCAGGCGAAGCAAGCTTCTCGTCGAGGATGGTCTTCCAGGTTTCCAGCGCCTTGACGGCGCCAGCCGTATTGACGTGGTCATAGCCACCCCCGCCCATCTGCGCCCAAGGCAGGAACTGGAAAGTGCCTTCCTCGTTCGCCTTGGCCGAGAAAGCCAGACCATAAACGTTCTTGGCCGGATCGTTCAGCTTGCGGGCCGTATCCACCAGTTCATCCCAGGTGTGCGGCGGCTTGTCGGGATCGAGGCCCTTGGCCTTGAACATGTCGACATTGTAGTAGAGCGCAATCGTATTGGTTGCTTTCGGCACGCCGAAGAGCTTGCTGTCCCAGGTGACCGAGTTCAGCGGACCAGGAAAATAGTTTTCCTTCTTGATCACCGATGACTTGGCGATCATGTCGGTGAGATCGAGGAACGCGCCATGCGAGGCGAACATTGCATGTTCCGGATTGTCGACAGCGATGATATCTGGCGCCTGACCGGTGGAATAAGCGCGCATCGCTTCACTGACAACATCGTCGAACTGGATCTCGCGATATTCGATCTTGATGCCGTTGTTCAGCGCGTTGAATTCCTTCACCAGGTTCGGCGCCGGCTGGACATCCTTGTCCAGCGACCAGACCGTGATGGTGACATCCTCGGCCTTGGCGGCCAGGCCGAAGAGAGAAACGCCTGCCAGCGCCAAAGCGCCGATTACTGCAAACTTGCGGATACCCATAGTTCTCCTCCTTTGTGGTTATCCTGTCGGAAGCCGGCGATTCCTCCTCGCCGGCCACGATGTCATCAGACCGGATCGACGACGAAGTCGCCGCCCCGGGCATGCTTGAGATGGTTCAGTGCGTAGACCTGACCGGTCATTTCCAAATCGTCGCGGTAGACCGGGTCGTGCCAGCCTTCGATGTCGATCGAGCCGGACCAACCGGCAAGCCGCAGTTCGGAAATAACGTCGGTCCAGTTGCTGTCGCCAAAGCCCGGCGTGCGCATGAAGACGAACTTCTCCTTGCCGAAGATGCCGTGCTCCTTGATGACATCCCAGCGGATCGTCGCGTCCTTGCCGTGCACGTGGAAGATCTTTTTTGCCCACTTGCGGATCTGCGGTAGCGGCTCGATCAGATAGACCATCTGATGGCAGGGCTCCCACTCCAGGCCGATATGATCGTCCGGGGTTTCGTTAAAGATCAGTTCCCAGGCATCCGGGTTGTGGGCGATGTTCCAATCACCGGTCGCCCAGTTGCCGTCCATGGCGCAGTTTTCGAAGGCGATCTTGATGCCCTTGTCGGCTGCACGCTTGGCAAGCTCGCTCCAGATCTCCTTGTAGCGCGGCAGGCTGTCGGTCAGCGGCTTGTTGCGGATGCGGCCGGTAAAGCCGGCAACGCAGGTTGCGCCGAAATGGTGGGCGTTGTCGATGCAATCCTTCCAGCCCTTTAGCGTCTCAAGGTCGATGTCGGCGGTCTCCAGCGGATTGCCGAACATGCCAAGCGTCGAAATGGTAATGTCACGACCGCCGATGGCATCGACGCAGCGCTTGCCAAGTTCGGCAAGATCCTGGCCGTTGGTCGTCTGCCAGAAGAAGGGCTCGAAGCTTTCGAAGCCCATATCGGCGATCTGGCCGATACGCTTGTCGGCACCGCCCTTGGAGGCGCTGACCATGGTGCCGATACGAATGGACTTGGCAGGGTTGCTCACAATCTCTTTCCTTATGCTGAAATCTCAATGCGCCTGCCGGTCTTGGCGCTCTCGATCGCGCCGAAGACCATGGCGAGGCTTCTGATATTGTCGGAACTTGCCGTCTCAGGCCGCTTGCCGGTATTGATCGCCTCCACGAAACTCGAAATGACGCTGGCATGGCCATGCGTTTCTCCCTCGTGAGCCGGTTCAGGAACGTTTACGGGCGCAACGCCATGCAACAGACCAGGCTCATTGCCGGCAACGGCGGCGCTGAACGTATCGGCGCCATCCCAGGTCAGCATGCCCTTTGAGCCGACGAGACGCCACTCACTTTCCCAACTGGTGCGCTCGCCTTCCGCACACCAGGAGCCGCGATAGGTGAAGACGACATCATCGGCAAATTCGAAGGTCGCATTGGCAGATGCGCCGTGCCTGTACCAGGAGCCTTTGGGGTTGCGTTCAACGCAATAGACGGCGAGCGGCTTCTTGTCGGCGACATAGCGGGCGGCATCGAACGTGTGGATCGCCATGTCGAGGAGCAGGACATTGTCCATCTCTTCGCGGAAGCCCCCGAAATGCGGTCCGAGGAAGAAATCGCAATGGATGGCGGTCAGGTCACCGATTGACCCGCTCTCGACAAAACGGCGCATGCGGCGCACGCCCGAGATGAACCGACGGTTCTGGATGATGGCGTGGATCTTGCCGGTTTCAGCCGCCAGATCGATCAGGGCCGCTCCTTCGGCAAGCGAGGTTGCCATCGGCTTTTCGCTGAGAACGTGGCAGCCGGCCTTCAGCGCGGTGGAGACGACGTTGAAACGTGCCGTCGGGACGACGACGTCAAACACGATCTCGGCGTTCGACCTTGCAATGACGTCGGCAAGATCTGTACCGGTCACAGCCCCTTCGAGGCCGAACTCGGCGGCGAGCGCCTCGGCTGCTGCCGGATTGACGTCGACGAGGCCCTTGACCTTTATGGCGGCTTTAAGAGCCGGGGTTTCCTGGATAGCGCGCAGCCAACCCTTGGACATGGCTCCGCACCCGCATAGAACGGCATTCAAAATCACGATTTCCTCCGGTGGATCGTTTCTGGTTTTCCTCCCGAAACGCATCCCGTAAACGTTTACGATACTAAGCGGAAACGTTTCCTGGTGTCAATACCATGCGGTTCTTGCAAGAATGCTGCGGAAAACACCTGCAAATGCGGACCCTTAGGCAAATCGATATTGCGCCGCAGCAAGGAAAATATCACCGTCGATTTCAAAGGCTGACCGGTGCACGAGCATTGCAGCGAGGATGGATCGTTCAAACAGATGACGTCATCGGCGCCAAGGTCGTCAGTCGGCAAACGAGGACGCGGACTTGCGCCCTCGTCAACGCTGCAGTGAGCAGACTGGCAAGACATCCGAGCTTATGCCTTAAGAGAAAAAGCGTCGCTTTCTCCGGGAACGAGTTCGAGAGGCCAGATCGTGTTGCGTGCGCCTTTCGGGTAGTGCGCCGCATAGGCCGGCATTGTCGCAAGCAAGGTTTCGGCAAGCTCGACGCCGAGATCGCGCAGTGACATGCGAAAGCAGGTGAGTGATGGCTGCAGGAATTTGCCGCGCGGTTCTTCGCGAAAGCCGATGACCGCGAGATCGCGACCGGGAATAATGCCTGCCTCATTCAGGCGCCGGTAGAGACCGATCGCCATGAGCTCATAGATAAGGATGATCGCCGTCGGCTTGCTGTCGAGCCGCAGCATCTCGTGGCCGGCCTGATAGCCGCCCTGCTCACTGGATTTGACGCGGATGACCAGCGACGGATCGAAGGCGATGCCATGCCGCTCAAGGGCTTGCCGATAGGTATCGACGAAGATATAGCCGAGGTTGATGTCGTTGGATGGTGCGGCGATGGCGATACGACGATGTCCCTTCGATACCAGGCGATCGACGGCGCAGGCAGCAACGCCCTCGAAGTCAAGATCGATCCAGGTGTGGCTGCCGCCGGATGTGCTGCGGCCGAGTGCTACGAAGGGGATCTTGGCTTTCACCAGCAGGTCGATGCGTTTGTCGACGCGCTGCGTTGCCGAGATGATCATGGCATCGACGATCCGTCGCGCGACCATCCGCTTCAGATACTCGTGGGGGTCTTCATCATTCGGGCACGGCAGCATGAGCAGGTCAAGCTTGTGACGCGACAGCACGCTCTGCAAGCCGCCGGTGACGCCAAGGAAGAAGTTGTCGCTGTTTTCGACCGTCTCCTTGCTGGATTCGATCATCAGGCCGATGACGTTTGTCGTGCCCTGACGCAGGCTGCGTCCGGACTGGTTCGCCACATATCCAAGCTCTTCGGCGGCTGCGAGCACACGCTTGCGCGTCTCTTCGTTGACGTCGGGCCTGTCGTTTAGCGCACGCGAAACCGTCCCGATTGAAATGTCGAGATGCTTGGCGAGTTGGCGAATACCCTTCATCTGCGGCAATCTTCCTCCCCGATGGAACGATTTGCCTTCCTATCTGCCATACTAAAACGTTTCCGGAAAGCGTCCTTACGACGAGCGATGGGGCCCGGTGTTCAAATCGCCAGTGAGCCGGATGTCGCCAGCGCCACCATCGCCACGAGGGCGCCGGCGGCGGCTCCGGTCGATTTCGCCATTGCGTCTGGCAGTCGCGCATGGCGCGACGGCGACAAGAGCTGCAGCAATTCCGAAATGCCCGCGCCGATCACACAGCTGACACCAACCAGTGCCGCGGAATGTGAATAGCCAAGCACAAAGAAGAACGCCATTGCCGCGAAGGCGAGGCTTCTGTCGAGGTTGACGCGCGTGATCGTTCGCGGGCGCAGCCTGATGGGGGCAATCGTCACGAAGAAAATCAAGGCAAACAGCAGCCACGCGATTGCTTGCGCAACGACGACCAGGTGCAACCCACTGACAATTTCGTCGGACACGTCGGACATCCTCTTATCGCCGCTTTGCAGGAACATGCAGACGCGCTGGCACGGTTTCAACTATGCGACGAAAGCGAATTCAAGAATCCAGTGAACCGGCGAAGACCTCCGCATCAGGGAACGCCTGCGCCACCGCATCCTTCCTCGAAAGAATGGGCATCGTATCGATCGGCCAGCGAATGTTCAGCGTCGGATCATTCCAAATAATCGCCCGCTCGTTCTCCGGCGAATAGAAATCCGTGGTCTTGTAGAGGAACTGCGCGGACTCGGAAAGCACAAGAAAGCCGTGGGCGAAACCGGCCGGAATCCAGAGCTGCCGTTTGTTGTCGGCAGACAGGGTTTCCCCGACCCATTTGCCGAAGGTCGGCGACGCCTTGCGCAGGTCGACGGCAACGTCAAACACCTCTCCGTCGACGACGCGCACCAGTTTTCCCTGCGGTTGTTTGATCTGGTAGTGCAGTCCTCGCAGCACGCCCCTTGCCGATTTGGAGTGGTTGTCCTGCACGAAGGTGAGATCTTGACCGACAAGCGCACTAAACTGCGCCTGATTGAAGCTCTCGAAGAAAAAGCCGCGATCGTCGCCATAGACCGTCGGCTCGATCAGCAACACGTCAGCGATCTCCAGCGACTTTACCTTCATTGATTGCCGGCCTCCGCCACAAGCCGCAGCAGGTATTTGCCATAGCCGCTTTTGGCAAGCGGTGCAGCCAGGCGCTCGAGATGCCCACCGTCGATCCAGCCGTTTCGGAAGGCAATCTCTTCTGGGCAGGAGACCTTCAGACCTTGGCGGTGTTCCAGCGTCGAAATGAACTGGCCGGCGTCAAGCAGAGAGTCGTGGGTGCCCGTATCGAGCCAGGCATAGCCTCGACCCATGATTTCCACCGTCAGGCTGCCGTCATTCAGGTAGCGGCTGTTGAGGTCGGTAATCTCTAGCTCGCCCCTCGCCGAGGGCTTGAGCTGCCTGGCATACTCGACAGCCCTCTCGTCATAGAAATAAAGGCCTGTTACGGCATAGTTCGATTTCGCTCGAGACGGCTTTTCCTCGATTGACAGGGCTCTGTTTGCTCCGTCGAACTCGACGACACCGTAGCGTTCGGGATCGAGCACATGGTAGGCGAAGACGGTTGCGCCGCTTGTGCGCGACATGCCGCTGGCGAGCAACAGCGGCAGGTCATGTCCGTAAAAAATATTGTCGCCGAGCACAAGGGCGCTCGGTGATCCTTCGAGAAAGTCCTCGCCGATGACGAAGGCCTGGGCCAGGCCATCGGGCGACGGCTGTACGGCATAGGAGAAGTTGATGCCCCATTGCTCGCCGGTCCCCAGCAACGCCTCAAAGCGCGGGGTATCCTGCGGGGTCGATATGACGAGTATGTCCCGGATACCCGCGAGCATCAGCGTGCTCAGCGGATAGTAGATCATCGGTTTGTCGAAGACCGGCAGCAACTGCTTGCTGATTGCCAACGTCGCGGGGTGCAGGCGGGTGCCGGAACCGCCGGCGAGGATGATGCCTTTTCGAGTCACGTCTGCGGCTCCCGTTCTCTGAGTTGATCAAGCATCCTGTCTACGTGCACGCTCCAGTACGGCAGATCCAATCCCAGGCAACTGGCGAGTGCATCGCAGTTGAGCAAGGAGTTCCGCGGCCGCGCTGCAGGCAGTGGGTATTCCTCCGTCGCAATGGGCTCGATGTCGCCAACATCAGTCCGCAGGGTGAACCCCAGTTCACGCGCACGTCGAACGACATAGAATGCAAGTTCATGCCAGCTGGTTTGGCCCTGCGCCGTCAGATGATAGATGCCGCTGTCAAATTGCCCTTGGCGATGAGCCGCCACCGCCAGCGCCGTAACGTCGGCGATAAGTTCGGCTGATGTCGGCGCGCCAAACTGGTCGGCAACAATTCGCAGCGTCGGCCGTTCACGCGCCAAGCGAAGGATGGTGTTGATGAAATTGGCACCCGTCGCCGAGAAAACCCAGCTCGTCCGCAATATGACGAACCTGCAGCCTGATGCCTTGATCGCTTGCTCGCCTGCTCGCTTTGATTGCCCGTAGACGTTCAGCGGATTGGTGTCGTCACTTTCGACGTATGGCCTCTGTTTCCGGCCGTCGAATACGTAGTCTGTCGAGTAGTGAATGAGCGTCGCGCCGCGGTCGCGGGCAAACCGAGCGATAATCTGCGGCGCATCGGCATTGATGCGGAAAGCGGTATCGGGCGTCGATTCTGCGCGATCAACCTCAGTCCAGGCGGCTGCGTTGACGATGAGATCGGGCGCATGAGCTTCCAAGATCGCAGGAAGGGTGTCCGTCGCCGCCATGTCGAGGTCTCGCCGTTCCAGCGCCGTCACCGCACCGAGCGGAAGAAGCGTTCGATGAAGTTCCCGGCCCACCTGGCCGTTCTTGCCAAGCAGCAGGATGTTCATGCGTATTGCTTTGCGATCCAGTTGCGATAGCTGCCCAAGGTGACATTGCGGACCCAGTCCGGATGATCCAGATACCAGCGAACGGTCTTCCTGATGCCGGTCTCGAACGTCTCGGCTGGTCGCCAACCCAACTCTGCTTCAATCTTGCCCGCGTTGATCGCATAGCGCCGGTCGTGGCCCGGACGATCGGTCACGAATGTGATCTGTTCCTGATAGGAGCTGCCATCGGCTCTTGGCTTAAGTTCGTCAAGCACGTCGCACAGCATCATCACGACCTCAAGATTGGTCCGCTCGTTCCAGCCTCCGATATTGTAGGTCTGCCCCGGCAGGCCTGCATCCAACACTCGCCGAATTGCGCTGCAGTGATCCTTTACATAGAGCCAGTCGCGAATTTGCCGCCCATCGCCGTAGAGCGGCAATGGGCGACCCGAAATGGCGTTGTGAATGACCAGAGGAATGAGCTTTTCGGGAAAGTGAAATGGACCGTAGTTGTTGGAGCAATTGGTGGTCAGCACAGGCAGACCATAGGTGTGATGGTAGGCTCGCATCAGATGGTCCGCGGCTGCTTTGCTGGCGGAGTAAGGGCTGTTGGGCTGGTACTGATTTTGTTCATCGAAGGCAGGATCACCGGCCTGCAATGTACCAAAAACCTCATCGGTCGAAATGTGTAGGAAACGAAACTCCTGGCGATCCCTTAACCCGCCCCAATGGGCCCGGGCTGCTTCCAGCAAGCGGAATGCGCCCACGATGTTGGTCTGAATGAAGTCCTCGGGCCCATGGATCGAGCGGTCAACGTGACTTTCGGCGGCGAAGTTCACGATTGCGCGCGGCTGGTATCGCGTCATGAGGTTGGTTACGAGAGCGCCGTCTCCAATGCTTCCATGGACGAACGTGTACCTGGCGTCTGTCGTGAGCGAGGCCAAATTCTCACTGTTGCCAGCATAGGTCAGCGCGTCGAGGTTAAGAACGGGCTCGTCGCTTTGAGCCAGCCAGTCAAGAATGAAGTTCGAGCCGATAAAACCGGCGCCGCCAGTCACCAAAATCATCGCTTACACACCCTTCGCACTAACGCAAATACTCACTAACGATGACCACCTAGTAGACGTTGCTGCGGTCAACCATGCAGACCATTGTCAAAAAGACGATTTTCAGATCGAGCCACAGCGACCAGTTATTGATGTACCAGAGGTCATGGCGAACACGATCAGCCATCCGATCCACAGTCGGCGTTTCGCCTCGGCATCCGTTGATCTGAGCCCAGCCCGTTAGTCCCGGTTTGACATGCCGACGTGAAGCATATTGAGCGATAAGCGCTCCGTAGAGATCATCGTGCACCAACGCATGTGGGCGCGGCCCGACCACCGACATGTCGCCTCGAAGGACGTTCCAGAATTGAGGCAGTTCGTCCAGGCTGGTCGATCGAATGAAGCTGCCAACGCGAGTGACGCGAGGATCGTTGCGTGTTGCCTGGCGCACGTCAGTGGAATCCTCCATGACCGACATGCTGCGAAACTTGAGGATGCGAAACGCGCGGCCACTATACCCCTTTCGCGACTGCACGAAGAAAATCGGTCCGGCACTGTCGAGTTTGATGACAACCGCGACGACGGCGCAGATCGGAAACATGACCACCAGGGCGGCAATCGAAAAGACGATATCGAACGCTCGTTTCAGCCCGCGCTCGTAAACGTCGAGAGGCGGGCGGTGTGTCTGAAATACACGTCGTTCGCCGACGGTCTGCGCAAAGCCTTCGACGACGTCGCCAACGATGCCGCCGAACATGACGCTCACCGGCACGCAGAATTGGCGAAGCGTGATCAGGCACTCTTCCAGGGCACGCAAATTCGCGAAGTCACTCCAGGCAACCAGCACCTCATCGACCTCGGCTATGCCATGTTTCTCATAGGCGTCGCTGGTTGATGCCAGGGCCAGATCGGCCTCGGCGATCCGCATCGTGTACTTGACGGATAGACCGCTGAGAGCGGCACGTTGAACGACAGGTTCGGTCGGCATCGTGCCTGGGCAAATCAAAAGGACGCGACGGGTGGGAAATGCAGCGCGTGCAACGGCCCTGTGGAGATGGTGGTGCCAGAACAGGCGCAAAGCGATCAGTCCACCCATGGAGAGAACCGACGTCGTTATGATTGCACCCCGAGATACCGTCGTGTCGAGCTTTAGGAACAGGACAACGGCCAGAAGGAACAAAAGCACCGCGGGCAGAAGTGCAGAAATCAACACCAACTGGCGACGGAACGAGAGCATCTCGCCGGGTCGATAAGCATGGACGCCAAACATGGCCAGCACAAAAATCGTGGCAACGAGCAGACCGATGCCAACGTAAAGTGACGGGTCAGCAAGACCACCAAAGACAATCCGTTCGTAAAACAGATGGCCCGCGGCGCTCGCCGCGATGAGAAGAATAAAATCGAACGCCGCCGCAATGCCGGTGATCGCAAAGCTATTGAAACCGAACCATCTCCGGTCGCTCTTGACGGAAAGGTGCAGGTCCCAGTTATGCTCGACTGGAATGGTCATGTTTCACACCCTCAACCCTGCCTAATAGTTAACATGAGTTGAACGTACGCAACAATTATCCTCGAATACGCCTTATTGCGTAACGAGAGATGCCTTTTGAAAGAATATTTTACTTGTGTTATACTTTAAATATATTCTTGATACTTGTAGAGAAGGAAGGAATTTATTGTCTGCTCCTGAGATCAAGCTGCGCGTGCGGTCTCCTCTTTCACCACGCCGCTCGACATAGATTAGTCGAATCAACCAGTTAGATGACGCCCGCTGGATCGACGAGACAGGTAATATCGCCCTCTCGAGCAGACGCTCGCACCGGCTTCCACTCGTGTACAAGGCGACCAAGGTTGGGCGTTTGGCAGGTCTTTTAAGGTATAGGCGGAAAGCTTTCGCGCAGCATCTGCGGCTCATCGCAATCGACAACGACACAGAATTCCAAACGATGCCGATGGCTCAAGCCACGACTGGCCATACGACTGGCGCGTCCTCAAGAACGCTATTTGCCACGGCCATGAGCGCGTCTTGAAATGGCCTCCGGTCGCCCGAGAATTGGATGAATTGTTTTGGGCTCGTCGCCCGCGACAGCGGCTCAAACCGCGTTCGCTTGCCCGCTGATGACAGGCACGGTCGTCGGGTCGTGGAGGGCTCGCCTCCTGGAGCATTCGACGCACAGGCGGTCGACGACTGGTTGGCGCCGGAGCCCGCTTGCTGATGGCAATCGGACTTGTGCGAACGGACCAACGTCTTCGCTCCAGCGCCGTTTCCAGCCGGTTTCCTATCTCACCGCGTCTAGCTTGTTTATTGCGAACTGATAGTGGTTGCCCGTGCCCCCGCGGCTGACCACCAATTTGCGCGTCTTGGTTATGATGCGCGCGAAGTTTCCATCCGTCGTGATCGACCGCGCGGTCGAAATCGTGGCGTAGCTTTCTCCGGGGAATTTCTGCGGACATGCCTTGCCACCGATGGCATAGATGCGTGCCCCGCCCGTTTCGTATCGTTGTTGAATCGGCCGGCCATTCGGGTCGGCAAGGACCTTGCAGCCCGGCGCGTTTGGTACCGGAATAATCCGGTACCAAGGGCTGTCGGCGACAGCGCAAGGCACGGACAATGACAGTAGGGCGGAGACGACAAGGAATAATCTCAACATGATCCAGCTCCTTCGTTGTCAACAATGTAAAGCTATATTAACACAAGCTAATCGACAAGATTTTTTCGAATCTCAAGAAGAAAAACGAGAGACGATCCGAGCTTGTATCAATGATTTGACATAGTCTTGTGAGAAATTCTTTCTATGTTTCAGCGGGCGTGAATGTACGTTGATCTTGCCGTCTGCAAGCAATGCTTTCACTGGCAGCTAAATCCTTCGGCGAGTGCGAAGAGGTTCACAATGGCTCACGGATTTTTGGCGTCTTTTCTTGTCGTTCGCATGTCGGTTTTCTGCAGCTGCGCGGCGTTCGCCGGTGCGAGTTTCGCGGCGACACTTGATGTTTCTCCATCGCCAAGGCGCAGCATCCAGGCTGCCCTCAACAAAGCAGAGCCAGGTGATGTGATCCGGCTTAAACCCGGAGTGTATTATGAAGATTTCAAGACGGTCCGAAACGGCAAGCCCGGCAAACCGATCGTGATCACCGGTCCTCGGTCGGCAATCGTCAAGGGAGCTGGCGCGCCGAGGGTGATCGAAATCAACCACGACTATACGGTGCTGCGCGGATTCACCGTCGATGGAAAGGTCGGCGCCGGTAACA contains these protein-coding regions:
- a CDS encoding carbohydrate ABC transporter permease, with translation MSETMKYRLLFVIAVVLAIIYLFPLYWMYLSSLKTTSDMFATPPTFHASNPQWHVYGDVWLGLKMGHYIWNSVVIATGSVALVTILGTGLAYVLARYRNIWIDIGLFLVLMLQVLPASLMITPIFVGFSQIGVLDFPRFAVILATAAKTMPFFVVLVRATFMCVPQELEEAALVDGNSRVGAFFNIVLPLARNGILVAAILIFMQAFGEFVYSKSMIQNIELQPSSVGLYSFIGPNTSEWNKIMAFAAMYVTPILAIFVLLQRRIVSGLTSGALK
- a CDS encoding carbohydrate ABC transporter permease codes for the protein MRTVASGIRDGKGFDVTLAAIPFAFLFFLSFLPLVYNVLMSLQQVDMFSLAQVFRPFVGLKNYQEVFARPEAWLVMKNTVVFVVASIAGQFLIGFGLALFFWIGFPGSSWLRGLFLVSWVMPGLVVGAIWNLILSGDFGVLNYLLKSLSITDANIFWRSDPAYSLWAVIIANIWLGVSFNMILLSVGLSSIPGDLYEAAELDGANGWQRFWTITLPMMRSTIGAVVSLGMIFTLQQFDLFAVITSGGPNNSSNVAQYWAWLWSFKEYDFAKGATISVVMIIVVMIASVIYVRSTRHEVRG
- a CDS encoding ABC transporter substrate-binding protein, with the translated sequence MGIRKFAVIGALALAGVSLFGLAAKAEDVTITVWSLDKDVQPAPNLVKEFNALNNGIKIEYREIQFDDVVSEAMRAYSTGQAPDIIAVDNPEHAMFASHGAFLDLTDMIAKSSVIKKENYFPGPLNSVTWDSKLFGVPKATNTIALYYNVDMFKAKGLDPDKPPHTWDELVDTARKLNDPAKNVYGLAFSAKANEEGTFQFLPWAQMGGGGYDHVNTAGAVKALETWKTILDEKLASPDTLTRGQWDSTGTFNSGNAAMVISGPWELDRMSQEAKFDWRVTLMPVPKDGVEPSSAMGDFNWAIFASTKHPAEAFKALEYFASQDDKMFKNYGQLPARSDIAIPPTGNEKKDAALKVFLEQLKYAKPRGPHPQWPKISKAIQDAIQSALAGQATPQAALDQAAQTIKGILGEG
- a CDS encoding sugar phosphate isomerase/epimerase family protein, producing MSNPAKSIRIGTMVSASKGGADKRIGQIADMGFESFEPFFWQTTNGQDLAELGKRCVDAIGGRDITISTLGMFGNPLETADIDLETLKGWKDCIDNAHHFGATCVAGFTGRIRNKPLTDSLPRYKEIWSELAKRAADKGIKIAFENCAMDGNWATGDWNIAHNPDAWELIFNETPDDHIGLEWEPCHQMVYLIEPLPQIRKWAKKIFHVHGKDATIRWDVIKEHGIFGKEKFVFMRTPGFGDSNWTDVISELRLAGWSGSIDIEGWHDPVYRDDLEMTGQVYALNHLKHARGGDFVVDPV
- a CDS encoding Gfo/Idh/MocA family protein — protein: MSKGWLRAIQETPALKAAIKVKGLVDVNPAAAEALAAEFGLEGAVTGTDLADVIARSNAEIVFDVVVPTARFNVVSTALKAGCHVLSEKPMATSLAEGAALIDLAAETGKIHAIIQNRRFISGVRRMRRFVESGSIGDLTAIHCDFFLGPHFGGFREEMDNVLLLDMAIHTFDAARYVADKKPLAVYCVERNPKGSWYRHGASANATFEFADDVVFTYRGSWCAEGERTSWESEWRLVGSKGMLTWDGADTFSAAVAGNEPGLLHGVAPVNVPEPAHEGETHGHASVISSFVEAINTGKRPETASSDNIRSLAMVFGAIESAKTGRRIEISA
- a CDS encoding LacI family DNA-binding transcriptional regulator, with the translated sequence MKGIRQLAKHLDISIGTVSRALNDRPDVNEETRKRVLAAAEELGYVANQSGRSLRQGTTNVIGLMIESSKETVENSDNFFLGVTGGLQSVLSRHKLDLLMLPCPNDEDPHEYLKRMVARRIVDAMIISATQRVDKRIDLLVKAKIPFVALGRSTSGGSHTWIDLDFEGVAACAVDRLVSKGHRRIAIAAPSNDINLGYIFVDTYRQALERHGIAFDPSLVIRVKSSEQGGYQAGHEMLRLDSKPTAIILIYELMAIGLYRRLNEAGIIPGRDLAVIGFREEPRGKFLQPSLTCFRMSLRDLGVELAETLLATMPAYAAHYPKGARNTIWPLELVPGESDAFSLKA
- the rfbC gene encoding dTDP-4-dehydrorhamnose 3,5-epimerase, translated to MKVKSLEIADVLLIEPTVYGDDRGFFFESFNQAQFSALVGQDLTFVQDNHSKSARGVLRGLHYQIKQPQGKLVRVVDGEVFDVAVDLRKASPTFGKWVGETLSADNKRQLWIPAGFAHGFLVLSESAQFLYKTTDFYSPENERAIIWNDPTLNIRWPIDTMPILSRKDAVAQAFPDAEVFAGSLDS